The Sinorhizobium sp. B11 genomic interval CCTGCTTGGCGATCTCAACGAATGGCGGCTCGGTGACCGCTCGTCTCTTCACACCTTTCAGATGGCCTTCGGTCCGCTGCCGCCCGCCGTTCCGAGTTTTCCGGCCGGCTTGCCGGTCCTGGCGCTTGACCGCATCATTGCCAACCGGAAAGGGATCATCTCCGCAGTGGAGGTGCATGACACTCCGCTCGCCCGCATGGCGTCCGACCACCTGCCGATCAAGGCGGTGGTCGATCTGCAGCAGGAGCTGGCAAGGACCTGAAATCGTTCGGGCTTTCAGGCCCGGACGGGAGCGGGAAGGAGCTTGCCTTTAAGCAGCAGCCACAGTGTGCCGATCGCGATAAGCGCAAGTGCGATATTGACCAGGATGAAGATCACCGGCGCAAGATGGCTGATCGCTCCAGTGTCGCCATGTCCCATCAGACGCAAGCCGGCAGTCGAAAGCGCCGTCAGGCCGAAGGTGAAGGCCCAGTATGAGCCTGCGAAGGGCTGCTGCATGATCCAGGGCAGCTGACGGCCGACAATCAGAACCTGCAGAATGGCGTAGCCGAACATTGCATGCACGAACATATCGGGCGCACCGCCGGTGACGCTGAGATAAGCTACGCTGCCAACGGCAGGCGGGGCAATCTGGATGCCAAGAGTTGGCCGAAGGGGAGCGGCAAGTTCCGGGGCCATCAACAGCCGGTGCAGCAGCACGGATTCGATCGCCAGCCACGAGAAGAACCCTGCGCCAAAGGCGAGCTGGCCCCAATCGGCATAACCAAGCGTACCTGCCGCAATAGCGGTGACGAAG includes:
- the tehA gene encoding dicarboxylate transporter/tellurite-resistance protein TehA, with product MSLPRIPAAFFGIVLGVVGLGNSWRAASAVWPVSPGIGEAISLLGFAIWLLLVLLYAAKWLIAPKEAMAELEHPIQCCFVGLIGVATMLAGVAILPYSHIAAEALAMVGFAVTLFFLLWRTGLLWRGGRDPVTNTPVLYLPTVAGSFVTAIAAGTLGYADWGQLAFGAGFFSWLAIESVLLHRLLMAPELAAPLRPTLGIQIAPPAVGSVAYLSVTGGAPDMFVHAMFGYAILQVLIVGRQLPWIMQQPFAGSYWAFTFGLTALSTAGLRLMGHGDTGAISHLAPVIFILVNIALALIAIGTLWLLLKGKLLPAPVRA